One window from the genome of Deltaproteobacteria bacterium encodes:
- a CDS encoding PLP-dependent aminotransferase family protein, whose protein sequence is MNIDKLLAERTRKMSVNTIREILKVVSRPGMVSLAGGIPAPESFPMDLLQVLTKTVLETYGPSALQYDPTEGFAPLREALPGYLESKKGLRALPEEILIASGSQGVLDAAGKVFISKGDPVAVEAPTYLGAIHAFDPYEPRYVTLTSDDDGLIPESLEEVLAREPVKFIYLVSTFQNPTGRTLTLERRRRIAGILQAHDVLLIEDDPYGDLRYTGQHLPPIKALAPGHVIYVSTLSKVFAPGLRIGYYLAPPEIRDWFVTVKQGVDLHTSTFNQALAAEYIRGGYLEKHLPEIIDLYRPKKDAMLAALDRYFPPGFTWSKPAGGMFVWVEGPQGYDMQALYHRCVRQNVAFVPGQFFYTRPEEGRHTMRLNFTMADEATLDRAIKKLADSTRITPDR, encoded by the coding sequence ATGAACATCGACAAGCTGCTGGCGGAACGAACCCGTAAAATGAGCGTCAACACCATCCGCGAAATCCTGAAGGTCGTCTCCAGGCCGGGCATGGTTTCCCTGGCGGGAGGCATCCCCGCTCCCGAAAGCTTTCCCATGGATCTTTTGCAGGTTCTGACAAAGACCGTGCTGGAAACATATGGGCCTTCCGCCCTGCAGTACGATCCCACGGAGGGCTTCGCCCCCTTGCGCGAAGCCCTCCCCGGGTACCTCGAAAGCAAAAAGGGCCTTCGGGCGCTGCCGGAGGAAATATTAATCGCCAGCGGTTCGCAGGGGGTGCTGGATGCCGCCGGCAAGGTGTTTATTTCCAAAGGCGACCCCGTGGCCGTGGAGGCGCCCACCTACCTCGGTGCCATTCACGCGTTTGACCCCTATGAACCCCGTTATGTCACCCTCACGTCGGACGACGACGGCCTGATCCCCGAGTCCCTCGAGGAGGTGCTGGCGCGGGAGCCGGTAAAATTCATCTATCTGGTTTCCACGTTCCAGAATCCCACCGGCAGAACGCTTACCCTGGAACGGCGCCGCCGCATCGCCGGCATCCTCCAAGCCCATGACGTGCTGCTGATCGAGGACGACCCTTACGGGGACTTGCGGTACACGGGACAGCACCTTCCCCCGATCAAAGCCCTCGCTCCCGGCCATGTGATCTATGTCAGCACGCTTTCCAAGGTGTTCGCCCCCGGCCTGAGAATCGGGTATTACCTGGCGCCCCCGGAAATCCGGGACTGGTTTGTCACCGTCAAACAGGGGGTGGATCTGCATACCAGCACCTTCAACCAGGCCTTGGCGGCGGAATATATCCGGGGGGGCTACCTGGAAAAGCACCTTCCGGAAATTATCGATCTGTACCGGCCCAAAAAGGACGCCATGCTGGCGGCTCTCGACCGGTATTTTCCACCGGGCTTCACCTGGTCGAAGCCCGCAGGCGGCATGTTTGTCTGGGTGGAGGGTCCGCAGGGGTATGACATGCAGGCGCTTTACCATCGCTGCGTGCGGCAGAACGTCGCCTTCGTGCCGGGTCAATTCTTCTACACCCGCCCGGAAGAGGGGCGTCACACCATGCGCCTCAACTTCACCATGGCCGACGAAGCAACGCTCGACCGCGCCATCAAAAAGCTGGCCGACTCGACAAGAATCACGCCAGACCGATGA
- a CDS encoding DUF294 nucleotidyltransferase-like domain-containing protein codes for MNPKKIMPSNALEYFTRMPHFSFLPEAEIRRVAESATVRSYARGTVFATQDMTVVDSIYVVTTGVLELLDDKKGTRMHSGLIAAGEVFGGISIMMNGGISLRTVIVDEDCSGYAIPRETFQDLCRRHKSFYEYFLKNFSKNIIDASLTSLIEVGQIGVFLEGIEPFSFLPGEEISRVAAKLSPMQFPRNKVLFVQGRSRIGHLYILHRGAAERYYEENGEKKMYTVLGEGDCYGGISMLLNDGISVRTLTVGENSYFYLLPRDLFLDICHRFPAFSEFFTDIFGKRMLEKSYAAIIAKTARPEESALQFFNQPIAHIYTKKPIFGHVDLTIRDAANLMVEYRISSLFIKDDEGKCVGVLTEKDLTRKVVVYAWDVNRPVSEVMSFPVHTISSQALVFEALMKMMQEGIRHLAIMDSDEEVVGILSNRDILAAQGQSPVFLIRELVNAASMEEIINRHDRLPKQVRSLITSGAQAKNLTRFITTVSDTILKKLLEFALKEMGPPPVKFVFMILGSEGRNEQTLKTDQDNAIIFEDVPEEDLKATRTYFLALGEKVCGMLDDAGYDLCTGEVMAKNPKWCQPLSQWKAYFSNWIHTAEAENLLKASIFFDFRGGYGETALIDSLRQHLFLTLGGWSGFFRHLSENALHFKPPIGFFGNFVVEHKGENKDKFDIKSAMTPIVDFARIYALKNNISETNTLERLEQLRIKQVLKQKEYEELEKAYSFLLQIRFVRQVTAIMDEKGKPDNFINPKSLTRIEQKMLKEIFTRVENFQSRLEVDFIGLA; via the coding sequence ATGAACCCAAAAAAAATCATGCCTTCAAATGCCCTCGAGTATTTTACACGGATGCCGCATTTTTCCTTTCTGCCGGAGGCGGAGATCCGGCGCGTGGCCGAGTCTGCAACCGTAAGAAGCTACGCCAGGGGTACCGTTTTCGCCACGCAGGACATGACGGTTGTGGACAGCATTTACGTGGTCACCACCGGCGTGCTGGAACTTCTGGACGATAAAAAGGGCACCCGCATGCACTCGGGGCTGATTGCGGCCGGCGAGGTGTTCGGGGGGATCTCCATCATGATGAACGGCGGTATCTCCCTGCGCACCGTTATCGTGGATGAGGACTGCAGCGGCTACGCCATTCCCCGGGAGACCTTCCAGGATCTGTGCCGGCGACACAAGTCCTTCTACGAATATTTCCTGAAAAATTTCAGCAAGAACATCATCGACGCATCCCTGACATCTCTGATCGAGGTGGGCCAGATAGGCGTGTTCCTGGAGGGGATCGAACCGTTTTCCTTTTTGCCCGGGGAGGAGATAAGCCGTGTTGCGGCAAAGCTTTCCCCGATGCAGTTTCCCCGGAACAAGGTGCTTTTCGTACAGGGACGATCCAGGATCGGCCACCTCTACATTCTTCACCGGGGGGCGGCCGAACGGTACTATGAGGAAAACGGCGAAAAAAAAATGTACACGGTGCTGGGCGAGGGCGACTGCTATGGCGGGATATCGATGCTTCTCAACGACGGCATCTCGGTAAGAACGCTTACGGTTGGGGAAAATTCCTACTTTTACCTGCTGCCCAGAGATTTGTTCCTGGACATCTGTCATCGCTTTCCGGCCTTCTCGGAATTTTTCACCGATATTTTCGGCAAGCGCATGCTGGAAAAATCGTATGCCGCCATCATCGCCAAAACCGCCCGTCCGGAAGAGAGCGCCCTGCAGTTCTTCAATCAACCCATAGCCCATATTTACACCAAGAAGCCCATCTTCGGGCATGTCGACTTGACCATCCGCGACGCCGCCAACCTGATGGTGGAATACAGGATCAGTTCTCTTTTCATCAAGGATGATGAGGGAAAGTGCGTGGGCGTGCTTACCGAGAAAGACCTGACCCGCAAGGTCGTGGTGTATGCCTGGGACGTCAACCGCCCCGTGTCCGAGGTGATGAGTTTTCCGGTACACACCATTTCGAGCCAGGCGCTGGTTTTCGAAGCCCTGATGAAAATGATGCAGGAAGGCATCCGCCATTTGGCTATCATGGACAGCGACGAAGAGGTCGTCGGCATTCTTTCCAACCGGGACATTCTGGCGGCTCAGGGCCAGTCGCCGGTGTTCCTGATCAGGGAACTGGTCAATGCCGCCAGCATGGAGGAGATCATCAACCGGCATGACCGGCTTCCCAAACAGGTGCGCAGCCTGATCACCAGCGGTGCCCAGGCCAAAAATCTGACGCGTTTCATCACCACCGTTTCCGACACGATTCTGAAGAAACTGCTGGAATTTGCCCTGAAGGAGATGGGACCGCCACCGGTCAAATTTGTTTTCATGATCCTGGGGAGCGAGGGTCGCAACGAACAGACCCTGAAAACCGACCAGGACAACGCCATTATTTTCGAAGATGTGCCTGAAGAGGATCTAAAGGCGACCAGGACATATTTCCTGGCACTGGGGGAAAAGGTTTGCGGGATGCTGGACGATGCCGGCTATGATTTATGCACCGGCGAAGTCATGGCCAAGAACCCAAAGTGGTGCCAGCCCCTGTCCCAGTGGAAGGCCTATTTTTCCAATTGGATCCATACCGCCGAAGCCGAAAACCTGTTGAAGGCGAGTATCTTTTTCGATTTCAGGGGCGGTTACGGAGAGACGGCCCTCATCGACAGCCTGCGGCAGCATCTGTTCCTCACACTGGGCGGATGGTCCGGTTTCTTTCGGCACCTCTCGGAAAACGCCCTGCACTTCAAACCACCCATCGGGTTTTTCGGGAATTTCGTCGTCGAGCACAAGGGCGAAAACAAGGATAAGTTCGACATAAAGAGCGCCATGACTCCCATCGTGGATTTCGCCCGGATCTACGCGTTGAAGAACAACATCAGCGAAACCAACACCCTCGAACGCCTGGAACAGCTGCGCATCAAGCAGGTGTTGAAGCAGAAGGAGTACGAGGAGCTGGAAAAAGCGTACAGCTTTCTCCTGCAGATCCGTTTTGTCCGTCAGGTGACGGCCATCATGGACGAAAAGGGCAAACCGGACAACTTCATCAATCCAAAGAGCCTGACGCGCATCGAGCAGAAGATGCTCAAGGAGATCTTCACCCGTGTGGAAAATTTCCAGTCCCGCCTCGAGGTCGATTTCATCGGTCTGGCGTGA
- a CDS encoding radical SAM protein: MKRTVSFSKESKNIFFHILTRCNLKCRHCYINRKEHGERRLPLATVSRWIQALSADSTASNLVLLGGEPTLHPELPEIVRTARDSGCASVTIDTNGYLFNDILDRVDPGEVDFFSFSLDGPTAEVNDRLRGEGSFDTCVAGIRAARRRGFATSLIYTVSSGNLDGLQGMVPFLKELAVDRFFIQVIGLRGKSSAFGGPVGEDAIRQVDDRHWLDIIPDVAQRIADGGITVTYPKVYLDPGETFACAGIVADNYFVFPNGRVYRCPLCEDFPMHALFFEDNVLKQMPPINEDDLFKLSIPEGCVMNRIIQPGNIAYDREGRPRYKIACCLLKEEISSD; the protein is encoded by the coding sequence ATGAAAAGGACCGTTTCTTTTTCCAAAGAATCCAAGAACATTTTTTTTCACATTCTCACCAGATGCAACCTGAAGTGCAGGCATTGTTATATCAACAGGAAAGAACACGGCGAACGCAGGCTGCCGCTGGCGACGGTTTCCAGATGGATACAGGCGCTTTCCGCCGATAGCACCGCATCGAACCTGGTCCTTCTAGGGGGGGAGCCCACGCTGCACCCGGAACTTCCCGAGATTGTCAGAACGGCCAGAGACAGCGGCTGCGCGTCCGTTACCATCGACACGAACGGTTACCTCTTCAACGACATCCTCGACAGAGTCGACCCCGGGGAGGTGGATTTTTTCAGTTTCAGCCTGGACGGGCCTACCGCGGAAGTGAACGACCGCCTGCGGGGCGAAGGGTCGTTCGATACCTGTGTGGCCGGCATCAGGGCCGCCCGCAGAAGGGGCTTCGCCACCAGCCTCATTTATACGGTCAGCAGCGGCAACCTGGACGGCCTGCAGGGGATGGTGCCGTTTTTAAAGGAGCTGGCCGTCGACCGTTTTTTCATTCAGGTGATCGGGCTGCGCGGAAAGTCCTCGGCTTTCGGGGGGCCGGTTGGTGAGGACGCTATAAGGCAGGTCGACGACCGCCACTGGCTGGACATCATTCCGGATGTTGCCCAGAGGATTGCGGACGGAGGCATCACGGTCACCTATCCCAAGGTGTACCTGGATCCCGGGGAGACCTTTGCCTGCGCCGGCATCGTGGCGGACAACTATTTCGTCTTTCCCAACGGCCGTGTGTACCGGTGCCCGCTGTGCGAGGATTTTCCCATGCACGCTCTTTTTTTCGAGGACAATGTCCTGAAACAGATGCCGCCCATCAACGAAGATGACCTTTTCAAGCTCTCCATTCCCGAAGGGTGCGTCATGAACAGGATCATCCAGCCGGGCAACATCGCCTACGACCGGGAGGGCAGACCACGGTACAAGATTGCCTGCTGTCTGCTGAAGGAGGAGATCAGCAGCGATTGA
- a CDS encoding cyclic nucleotide-binding domain-containing protein codes for MIESKYLKQNIENIQKLLTISALRNFETKNLSKLLRLSKIRQYEDGEPIIIEGDYDPWLYFLLSGKIQVTKEGVTIGTIERQGEIFGEMRIIDEQSRSASVYAMGKTVCLAVDTSAHDRLASDGDKDEKLDFLLLLYRIFAEYMTARLRLTNEELIKAKKAISRPIEKFR; via the coding sequence ATGATTGAGTCTAAATATCTCAAGCAAAACATCGAGAATATTCAAAAGCTTTTGACTATTTCCGCTTTGCGGAACTTCGAAACCAAAAATCTGAGCAAACTGCTTCGATTGAGCAAAATAAGACAGTATGAAGACGGAGAACCCATCATTATCGAAGGGGACTACGATCCCTGGCTCTATTTTCTGCTTTCGGGCAAGATTCAGGTCACCAAGGAGGGCGTCACCATCGGGACCATCGAGAGACAAGGCGAGATTTTTGGCGAAATGCGGATTATCGACGAACAGAGCCGGTCCGCCTCCGTGTATGCCATGGGCAAAACCGTATGTCTGGCGGTGGACACCTCGGCTCACGACCGCCTCGCCTCCGACGGGGACAAGGACGAAAAGCTTGATTTTCTGCTGTTGCTCTACCGGATATTTGCCGAATACATGACCGCCCGCCTTCGTCTGACCAACGAGGAACTCATCAAAGCCAAGAAGGCTATCAGCAGGCCCATAGAAAAATTCAGATGA
- the purF gene encoding amidophosphoribosyltransferase: MNCEFDKPREACGIFAISDHPEAAKMTYFGLYALQHRGQESCGIAVVKEDGIVSHKGMGLVPDVFDPLHLELLEGRCAIGHVRYSTTGSSILSNAQPFVIRHRKKSYAVGHNGNIVNAYELKRELEEAGSIFQTTMDSEILLHLFVKNLNLGFENSLVATVSRMKGAFSFVMLTGKGEIIGIRDPNGFRPLCLGRLNGSYVLASETCALDLVQAEFIRELDPGEIVIIHGDKIRSLHVNAPAKRSFCIFEFIYFARPDSTFFGKNVYQIRKAHGRRLAQESHVEADLVMPFPDSGTYAALGYAEESGLPFEIGMIRNHYVGRTFIQPTQSMRDFGVRIKLNPVKELLRGKDIVIIEDSIIRGTTVKTRVRTLRELGVKKVHMRVSGPPHRFPCHYGIDFSTRGELIAANYDLPELTKILGLDSLSYLSLEGLLSSTGVDSPENCFCKACFDGCYPVTFDESITKDCLEAF, translated from the coding sequence ATGAATTGTGAATTTGACAAGCCTAGAGAAGCCTGCGGTATCTTCGCCATTTCCGATCATCCGGAAGCGGCCAAGATGACCTATTTCGGCCTGTACGCCCTTCAGCACCGGGGACAGGAGAGTTGTGGCATCGCCGTCGTAAAAGAGGACGGCATCGTTTCCCACAAGGGTATGGGACTGGTACCGGATGTGTTCGATCCCCTGCACCTGGAGCTTCTGGAGGGCCGCTGCGCCATCGGCCATGTGCGCTATTCCACCACCGGCAGCTCTATCCTGAGCAATGCCCAGCCTTTTGTCATCCGGCATCGCAAGAAATCGTACGCCGTGGGCCACAACGGGAACATCGTGAACGCCTACGAACTGAAAAGGGAGCTGGAAGAGGCGGGCTCGATATTCCAGACAACCATGGACAGTGAAATTCTGCTGCATCTTTTCGTGAAAAACCTGAACCTGGGCTTCGAGAATTCCCTGGTGGCCACCGTGTCGCGCATGAAAGGCGCCTTCTCCTTCGTCATGCTGACCGGCAAGGGGGAAATCATCGGCATTAGGGATCCCAACGGTTTCCGCCCCCTGTGCCTGGGCCGTTTGAACGGCAGCTATGTGCTCGCTTCCGAGACCTGTGCCCTCGACCTGGTTCAGGCGGAGTTCATCCGCGAACTCGACCCCGGCGAGATCGTCATTATCCACGGCGACAAGATCAGAAGCCTGCACGTGAATGCGCCCGCGAAACGTTCCTTTTGCATTTTCGAGTTTATCTATTTTGCCCGGCCGGACAGCACGTTTTTCGGGAAAAACGTATACCAGATAAGAAAGGCGCACGGGCGCCGTCTGGCGCAGGAGTCGCACGTGGAAGCGGATCTGGTGATGCCTTTTCCGGATTCGGGCACCTATGCCGCCCTCGGATATGCCGAGGAATCCGGCCTGCCGTTTGAAATAGGTATGATCCGCAACCATTATGTCGGCCGTACCTTTATTCAGCCGACCCAGAGCATGCGCGATTTCGGCGTGAGGATCAAACTGAACCCCGTCAAGGAGCTTCTTCGAGGCAAGGATATCGTGATTATCGAAGACTCCATCATCAGGGGAACAACGGTCAAAACCAGGGTCAGGACGCTGAGGGAACTCGGCGTGAAGAAGGTGCACATGCGGGTAAGCGGGCCGCCGCACCGCTTCCCATGCCATTACGGCATCGATTTTTCAACGCGGGGAGAATTGATCGCCGCCAATTACGATCTTCCGGAACTCACCAAAATTCTCGGTTTGGATTCCCTCAGTTATCTCAGCCTCGAGGGCCTGCTGTCCTCCACCGGCGTCGATTCGCCGGAGAACTGTTTTTGCAAGGCCTGCTTCGACGGCTGCTACCCGGTGACGTTCGACGAAAGCATCACCAAAGATTGCCTGGAGGCTTTCTGA
- the carB gene encoding carbamoyl-phosphate synthase large subunit, giving the protein MPKRTDIKKVLIIGAGPIIISQACEFDYSGTQACKALKEEGYEVILVNSNPATIMTDPEMADSTYIEPVVPDAVVKIIENERPDALLPTLGGQTGLNTAVEVAKTGVLEKYGVEMIGASLDAINKAEDRDRFRKAMARIGLRIPNSGIATDMDQAREIAADIGFPIIVRPSFTLGGTGGGVAYNADDLEIMARAGLNASLINQVMLEESVLGWKEYELEVMRDHNDNVVIICSIENMDPMGIHTGDSITVAPVQTLSDREYQVMRDASIDIMREIGVDTGGSNVQFAINPEDGEMVVVEMNPRVSRSSALASKATGFPIAKIAAKLAVGYTLDEIPNDITGETLASFEPTLDYCVVKIPRWTFEKFPETEDFLTTAMKSVGETMAIGRTFKEALQKGLRSLEIGRFGLGADGKDFIEDDGQKPGITEIKQQLAIPNSKRIFFLRLGLQAGLTVEEIFNLTKIDPWFIYQIRQIVEMESRLVKEGGHIRSLARDPMATGPDADAGHALLKRAKSWGFSDVQLAHLCGVEEDLIAACRKKRGLRPVYKLVDTCAAEFKAATPYYYSTYESESEARVSDRKKVIILGGGPNRIGQGIEFDYCCVHASFALREEGVESIMVNSNPETVSTDYDTSDKLYFEPLTKEDVLHIAETEKPLGVIVQFGGQTPLNLSESLHAAGVPILGTQPDSIDRAEDRELFQTMLKKLGLVQPANGTALSIEEAAAVADAIGFPVVVRPSYVLGGRAMKIVYDRQELESFARLAILASPGYPVLIDKFLEDAIEMDVDAISDGKKAVIGGIMEHIEAAGVHSGDSACVLPPYTLKAAMLEEISAATKAMAYELNVIGLMNVQYAIKDNRLFVIEVNPRASRTIPFVSKATGVPLAKIATKVMLGKTLDELGVATEVVPDYISIKEAVLPFDRFPDVDTLLGPEMKSTGEVMGIDSHFGGAYAKAQLGAGMNLPTHGTVFISVKDSDKPAVLSVASQFHKIGFNIISTSGTSDFLSRNGIPNEGVTKVSMGRPNVVDAIKNGKIQFIINTGVGDTSKKDGYTIRRSALKFNIPYATTISGALAMCRGVTALRDKAFSVKTIQAYHG; this is encoded by the coding sequence ATGCCCAAACGGACAGACATAAAAAAGGTACTCATCATCGGGGCCGGTCCCATCATTATCAGCCAGGCATGCGAGTTTGACTATTCAGGAACCCAGGCCTGCAAGGCTCTGAAGGAGGAGGGGTACGAGGTCATCCTCGTCAACAGCAACCCCGCCACCATCATGACCGATCCGGAGATGGCGGACAGCACATATATCGAACCGGTGGTACCCGACGCTGTGGTCAAAATCATCGAAAATGAAAGGCCGGACGCGCTGCTGCCGACCCTGGGCGGGCAGACAGGACTCAACACGGCGGTGGAAGTGGCCAAGACCGGGGTCCTCGAAAAATATGGTGTGGAGATGATCGGGGCGTCCCTGGACGCTATCAACAAAGCCGAAGACAGGGACCGGTTCCGCAAAGCCATGGCACGCATCGGCCTGCGAATTCCCAACAGCGGCATTGCCACTGACATGGATCAGGCGCGGGAGATCGCGGCGGATATCGGCTTCCCCATCATTGTCAGGCCCAGCTTTACCCTCGGCGGCACCGGCGGCGGGGTGGCCTACAACGCGGACGACCTGGAAATCATGGCGCGGGCGGGCCTGAATGCAAGCCTGATCAATCAGGTGATGTTGGAGGAGTCCGTCCTGGGCTGGAAAGAATACGAACTGGAGGTGATGCGGGACCACAACGACAATGTGGTGATCATCTGCTCCATCGAAAACATGGATCCCATGGGGATCCATACCGGTGACAGCATCACCGTGGCGCCGGTCCAGACCCTGAGCGACAGGGAGTACCAGGTCATGCGTGACGCCTCCATCGACATCATGCGCGAGATCGGCGTCGACACGGGCGGTTCCAATGTTCAGTTCGCCATCAACCCCGAGGACGGCGAGATGGTGGTGGTGGAAATGAACCCGCGGGTTTCACGCAGCTCGGCCCTGGCTTCAAAGGCCACCGGCTTTCCCATCGCCAAGATCGCTGCAAAGCTGGCGGTGGGCTACACGCTGGACGAAATTCCCAATGACATTACCGGGGAGACCCTGGCCTCCTTCGAGCCGACCCTGGATTACTGCGTGGTGAAAATCCCGCGCTGGACGTTCGAAAAATTTCCGGAAACCGAAGATTTCCTGACCACGGCCATGAAGTCCGTGGGGGAAACCATGGCCATCGGCAGAACCTTCAAGGAGGCCCTGCAGAAAGGGCTGCGGTCCCTCGAAATCGGCCGTTTCGGATTGGGTGCGGACGGCAAGGACTTCATTGAAGACGACGGGCAGAAACCCGGCATAACGGAGATCAAACAGCAGCTGGCCATCCCCAATTCAAAGCGCATTTTTTTCCTTCGCTTGGGCCTTCAGGCCGGTTTGACCGTCGAAGAGATTTTCAACCTGACCAAAATAGATCCCTGGTTCATTTACCAGATCCGTCAGATCGTCGAGATGGAATCCCGCCTGGTGAAGGAGGGGGGGCATATCAGGTCCCTGGCCCGGGACCCCATGGCTACCGGGCCGGATGCAGATGCGGGCCATGCCCTGCTCAAGAGGGCCAAATCCTGGGGGTTTTCCGACGTTCAGCTGGCGCATCTTTGCGGTGTCGAGGAAGACCTGATTGCCGCCTGCAGAAAAAAAAGGGGTCTCCGGCCGGTCTACAAACTGGTCGACACCTGTGCCGCCGAGTTCAAGGCAGCCACCCCCTATTACTATTCCACCTACGAGAGCGAGAGCGAAGCCCGGGTTTCGGATCGGAAGAAAGTGATTATCCTCGGCGGCGGGCCCAACCGCATCGGTCAGGGAATCGAATTCGACTACTGCTGCGTGCACGCCTCCTTCGCCCTCCGCGAGGAGGGGGTGGAGAGCATCATGGTGAACAGCAATCCGGAGACCGTCAGCACCGATTACGACACGTCGGACAAGCTTTATTTCGAACCGTTGACCAAGGAGGACGTCCTCCATATCGCCGAGACCGAGAAACCTTTGGGCGTGATTGTTCAATTCGGCGGCCAGACCCCGCTCAACCTCTCCGAATCCCTCCACGCGGCTGGGGTGCCCATCCTGGGGACCCAGCCGGACAGCATCGACCGGGCCGAGGACAGGGAGCTGTTCCAGACCATGCTGAAAAAGCTCGGACTGGTTCAGCCGGCCAACGGTACGGCGCTGAGCATCGAGGAGGCGGCAGCGGTTGCGGACGCCATCGGTTTCCCGGTGGTTGTAAGGCCTTCCTACGTGCTCGGAGGGCGGGCGATGAAGATCGTGTACGACCGGCAGGAGTTGGAAAGCTTTGCCCGGCTGGCTATTCTGGCGTCTCCCGGCTATCCGGTTCTCATCGACAAATTTCTGGAAGATGCCATCGAAATGGACGTGGATGCCATTTCAGACGGCAAAAAGGCGGTGATCGGCGGCATCATGGAGCACATCGAGGCCGCCGGTGTCCATTCGGGGGACTCTGCCTGCGTATTGCCGCCCTACACGCTGAAAGCCGCCATGCTGGAAGAGATATCGGCCGCCACCAAAGCTATGGCGTATGAGCTGAATGTCATCGGGCTGATGAACGTCCAGTACGCCATCAAGGACAACCGTCTTTTCGTGATAGAAGTCAATCCGCGGGCCTCCCGGACGATCCCTTTCGTGAGCAAGGCCACCGGCGTTCCCCTGGCGAAAATAGCCACCAAGGTCATGCTGGGCAAAACCCTAGACGAACTGGGCGTGGCCACGGAGGTGGTCCCCGATTATATTTCCATAAAAGAAGCGGTGCTGCCTTTCGACCGGTTTCCGGACGTGGACACGCTGCTGGGACCCGAGATGAAATCCACCGGAGAGGTCATGGGCATCGATTCCCATTTCGGCGGGGCTTATGCCAAGGCTCAGCTGGGGGCCGGTATGAACCTGCCCACCCATGGGACGGTTTTTATCAGTGTCAAGGACAGTGACAAGCCGGCCGTTTTGTCGGTGGCCTCCCAATTTCACAAGATCGGTTTCAACATCATATCCACAAGCGGGACGTCGGATTTCCTGAGCAGAAACGGCATTCCCAACGAGGGGGTCACGAAAGTCTCCATGGGGCGCCCCAATGTGGTCGACGCCATCAAGAACGGCAAGATTCAGTTTATCATCAACACCGGGGTGGGGGACACCTCCAAGAAAGACGGCTACACCATCAGGCGGTCCGCTCTGAAATTCAACATCCCCTATGCCACAACGATTTCAGGCGCCCTTGCCATGTGCAGGGGGGTCACGGCGCTGCGGGACAAGGCGTTTTCCGTGAAGACGATTCAGGCCTATCATGGTTGA
- the carA gene encoding glutamine-hydrolyzing carbamoyl-phosphate synthase small subunit produces the protein MKALLALEDGRTFECRSFTGPGEMGGEVVFNTSMTGYQEVLTDPSYSGQMVTMTYPLIGSYGVNPEDVESDRIHVSAFLIREYQAFPSNFRSTATLADYLKAHNVIGIEDLDTRALTRHIRNGGALRAFVTTNDLDPASAVEKARRVPSMVGQDLATGVSSTRPYRWIDGRPSPVDDAQQSLDEGVWRYRGEKLSVVAFDYGIKYNIIRNLTNRNTEVVVVPASTPAAEVRRMNPDGVFLSNGPGDPEPVSYAVDTIRDLIGYKPIFGICLGHQLLGIALGGKTYKLKFGHRGGNQPVKNLATGKVEITSQNHGFAVNIESLAGEDVSITHVNLNDDTLEGFRHNALPLLAVQYHPEASPGPHDAGYLFDEFVDMMQKERI, from the coding sequence ATGAAAGCATTGCTGGCGCTTGAAGACGGCCGTACCTTTGAATGCCGCTCCTTTACGGGACCGGGCGAAATGGGCGGCGAGGTTGTGTTCAATACCAGTATGACCGGGTATCAGGAGGTATTGACCGATCCTTCCTACAGCGGTCAGATGGTAACAATGACCTATCCCCTGATCGGCAGCTACGGGGTCAATCCCGAAGACGTCGAATCGGACAGGATTCACGTGTCCGCGTTTCTGATCCGTGAATATCAGGCTTTTCCCAGCAATTTCAGATCCACCGCCACCCTGGCGGACTATCTCAAGGCGCACAACGTGATCGGTATCGAGGACCTCGACACCCGGGCGCTCACGCGACACATAAGAAACGGCGGCGCCCTGCGTGCCTTCGTCACGACAAACGACCTGGACCCCGCGTCCGCGGTCGAGAAGGCTCGCCGGGTACCCAGCATGGTGGGCCAGGACCTGGCAACGGGCGTCTCCTCGACCAGGCCCTACCGTTGGATCGACGGCAGACCGTCTCCCGTCGATGACGCGCAGCAGTCTCTGGACGAAGGGGTCTGGCGGTACAGGGGAGAGAAGCTGTCCGTCGTGGCCTTCGATTACGGCATCAAATACAACATCATCCGGAATCTTACCAACAGGAACACCGAGGTCGTCGTCGTTCCGGCGTCGACACCTGCCGCCGAGGTACGCCGCATGAACCCCGACGGCGTGTTTTTGTCCAACGGCCCCGGGGACCCCGAGCCGGTGAGCTATGCCGTCGACACCATTCGTGACCTGATCGGCTACAAGCCCATATTCGGCATCTGCCTGGGCCACCAGCTGCTGGGGATCGCCCTGGGGGGAAAGACCTACAAGCTCAAATTCGGCCACCGGGGCGGCAATCAGCCCGTGAAAAACCTGGCCACGGGAAAAGTCGAGATCACCTCCCAGAATCACGGTTTTGCCGTGAACATCGAAAGCCTGGCCGGTGAGGATGTGTCCATCACCCATGTCAACCTGAATGACGACACGCTCGAGGGATTCCGCCACAATGCGCTGCCCCTTTTGGCCGTTCAGTACCACCCAGAAGCGTCTCCCGGGCCCCACGATGCAGGTTATCTTTTCGATGAATTTGTGGATATGATGCAAAAAGAACGAATCTGA